The Lytechinus variegatus isolate NC3 chromosome 7, Lvar_3.0, whole genome shotgun sequence genome includes the window tttaattgtaaatCATTGCACTTGTCTTGATATTTTTATACTCACTTGATTATATTTGTAATTGAAGGTCTATCtctggaaaaaagaaaagaaaaaaagagaaataacaattacaaagaatgaaatataacGGTTACCAACTGACAATATTATCAGGTAAtattacaaatatgaaatgaaaaccaATGCTCCTccccatgaaaatgaatttaaatatcaATGTTCAATCTTTACAGAGATAGTGTAGCCTAAATGTCATGGATTTCCATGATTGTCTTGTCTAGAATACaatctcaaattttcatttgccaGATACTGAGTAAATGCCCTACAAGTAACTCAGTTTttaattcaatcaaatattattcaaattactgtggtgtttcataaatctatTAGTACAGCTCCGCAAAGGTTTACACACAAGATTATGCACGACTGGAGCATGTTCTTAGGTGTAAGTGAGCTACACAGGGATATATCAATtatcacaagaaagggtcacctgGCATTCACCAAGTCATGATTTACTTCTGATTAGCTTTGTGAAACGGCAGTCAGCACAGGAATACAGTTAAATAGCACATGACTGTTAATACAATATGATCCAATATAAATCAAGACCCAGTAAGTTCGTTGAGTTGAAATATCTTTTACACAATATGTTTCAACTCGGTAAGGGATAGGAGCGAGTTAGACAGAGAAAAGTATCACAATTCAATTATGGAACTTGACAGAAAAACTACTGCACAATGAAAACAAGGGCCCgaactcaggtttaacttagaccatggtctaactctgtgctaaactTATGGGAAGcaaaaaatgttacaattttgtttacatttgtatgtttcttatgttaacAGTGCTCTTCCCTAATTCTTAAGCAGTAAAGACATCTAACTAGTTTATCTTACCAGACATTAAGATTTGAGAGTCGAATGAGCTGATACTAagaacctctactgttagagatttatgtcaacattggccatccatagttaaaccacaacttttgaccagattttaaattaaacctaagttcagaatacaggccacaAAGGCTTATTATCCCTTGCCATACCTATTCTGTCTTCTTCTTTCAGCTGGAGTGATGGCtggaacaaaagaaatatctCTGAGGAATTCTTCTTCATTCTCATTGTCTTCTTCGGGTGAATTCTTGACTCGCAGAGCAGGGTTGAATACATCAGATCGCAAGATTCTACAAGTCAAAGTAAAACAAGAATAAATACACATGAAGGCTAAATAACATGAAGCTGATTAAAATTGAAGCTGATAAAACTGATTGCCTATAATTATAAATCCATATTTCCAGTTCCGGTTGTAGATATGGAATGACCACCTTTCGCATGCTCGCGTTAAAGatcacaaattttttttaaataatgactCTTTGGTTTTAAAATGAGCCAGAAGAATACTAAGGATAGAAAGGTTAGCATGAGGGGTATGAACTGAGATCTAGACCTGTAAGAAAAGGACATGGACAGAAACATGTCAAAAACTGACAGTAAATGAAGCGTCATGTGGTGGTGAGGTAGCAGAGCTGTAAGCTGGTGCGAGAAGGAGGCCACCACCGACCAGCGAGTCAGCGGAGCGTGGCAAGGATGAGTTGGGGAAATCGGTAGCATGATTCGACAGCTTTCCATACAGGTCAATGCAAAGCTAGACTCATTCAAGACTGATATATCTGATATCCTAAGATCTGTAAGTACTATTGAAGTTGCAGTTCAAGATAATGCTAACAAAATTATGGCGTTGGAATAGGAAAAAGTCACCAAGAAAGAGATAGAAGAGTCTAACGGGAATGTGAGAATGAGCTTATTGCAACAGGCTGAATCTCCTAATGTATGGCGTGCAATGGAAGACTAATGATGATGGGGAAGATATTCCTTAGCATAAGATAGCTCTGTTCATGAATAAGCCTACAAGGGATGATGAAGTAAAGAAAATGCAAttactgacaaaaaaaattatctgtgcaatcactttaagaatCAGTCCTATGATTAAACATTATCATGTCAAACGAATTCAAACATATTCCATGAAACTTGTATGAGAATGATATAAGATATAACAAAACACATAAGGTCAAATCAAGGTCGAAAGTCATCttaggtcaataaacttagattttttattacaaaacaagtggaactcaaaaggcagtcttgcctgcattaggcaatttaatatagcagcagtgttgacttAGGAAACACATAAGATGAACAATTTTTCgaacatttgataaaaaaaaaataatttgataataaaatccTAACTTTGTTGACCTTAAATAACAGTGGTGACTGTTGGAAAAGCAGAACGTATGTCTCGCTTCTGCTATAGCAGgtaagacaaaaatgaaaagtttactcaaatatcaattcatttgttttcatattccTTGAAGCCTGTATtcaatagaataaaaatataacaaaccTTCCAAGTTCTTTGTTGATTAGATCATGATCTTTCCTCCTGAATACCAGCCATACCAGATATACACAAAACTTGTACAATGTCTGTTGAacaaggaagaaataaaaatagcatGAATTAATCATTCCAATGGCAAagtgaagaaggaaaaaaaaatatcggcATTATTGGCAAAATTACATTGCTGTTCAGTTCCTaaattctattcatttattttgaaggATATAGAATTTGAAATACTTACATTATTTCTGTCTAATAACGTTACTCTAATAATATTTTCCAAACGTTAAAATTGACATATTTAACCCactctaaaaataaaacaatcattAGATGATTTTCAACTTTTAAACAAACTACTCACATAGTTTTCAagtaatttgaaattcacaaaCTGTCTGGGAATCGGTATATTCTCCAGGGCTTAGATTGATCAAAGACCATCAAAGGCAATGGCTATGGATGCCTTGTTACTTAACCTATTGGCCTTGGAGATTTTTGTGCCACTTTTCCAATTTGAgctataatataataataataatagtcagttcttgtagaGCAcctaacacattatgaataacgtctctatgcccTTCCAAAGGTCtcggatattattaccccggttgtagctcaagcagctagCTTCCAGCgctcggcatttcaaggaataaattcctgccaggtacccattcacctcacctgggttgagtgcagcacaatgtggataaatttcttgctgaaggaaactacgccatggctgggatttgaacccacaaccctctgtttcaaagtccggagactaattaACTGGGCCACAACACCACAATATAGAATGGGGCCCTATACAAAAGTGGCCTTGAATTTAAAATATAGAAATGGtctgattttgatcatttttaaaAGCATTCATACATTAGGATTTCATTTAAGTCATTCAAGGAATCCTATAAAAGTTTACATTATCATGTATGAAATCCAGAAATATCTCTGAAGGTGATTGATACCCCCATGCAGTTTCAACACATGGAAAACATCTCTCTTGCCCATCTTCACCCCAAGagcaatgtgtgagccaaatttcatgagaagtGGTTAAAAACTGACGATTTGCGATGGCCTGACCTCTTACCGGCTGCTTGACCGTACACTGATTCttatataaacttttttttggtgggggtatAATGATGTAGTTCGTTTGGTACTCACTTCATATatttctctatctttttttgTAGTTGACTGTCTTTGCCTGTAAGATAAACCAGAAAACAACACATTCTATTATGGACTTTTGATTAATCAATGTCACTGATAAGCCAGAAAAAAAcgataacaaaaataaagaaaactgaTGGATTATGAAAAGGAGTTTCTCAAGTAGGGAGACTTCACAGTTCATACATTTAGGGACAAATCCACCCAAAGAcagtaaatatgaataaaaagaaaaaaaatcaacaagcaccacaatgaattttttttcatcaaaataataagtaatatagGACAgtgatgacatttttaaatttcgcttactttcacaaaacaattatatgcatatCCGGGTCAGTATGccaatgaggggactgatgatgtcacccactcactattacttttgtattttataatatgaaatattctaatattctcatcattgtcctgtgaaacaaagttatattcctccctgaacatgtggtattaccattgttttaacgtTATCTGGTTCAATGAAGTTGGACCTTGAATTCAAATCTGtataaactgaaatattctataattcaaacagtaaaaaacaaaagaagtagtgagggGACACCACTGACTCTCTAATTAACATGCCACTGAGTTGTGCTTATGACTATTTgggaaaaataagggaaactttaaaatgttatgatTTTCTCATTGTACTTCGATTCTGATGttattttcagcattatacttgtttgacttttctctattgattcaatcaaCATTAATTTGAgatggacttgatctttaagcTCTTAGAACGAGGGTTTCAGTGTCTACCAGGTATGGTAGATCAGCGGTATACCGCCTTCCTCAAAGACAGGAGGTCATCGATTTGATCCCAGGCCAAGTATTGTATATGGTGCTGCTTCAGAAACTTAAACAAGAAATTCAATGAGACGCAAGCAAGGTCCTCTCTTATACAAGAATTGTAATTGATTGAATCAACAACACTGGAAAACTATTATTGCCATTATTTAGAATGCATGATGCATCCATTTAAATCAATGTCTAATTCTAAATATGAAGAAAAGCATGCATGCACATGTGTCTGGACAAACAAAGCATGCTCCTTCTTGCTTCTGAGGACTGATTGTGTCCTTTTTTTCCCTATATGAACAATcatgtctttttcaagagaCAGTAAATTATCAATTCATCTACTGCCAACActtccactcatcacatggtctaccttcaatTAGTaaaatgccattccgtccatcaacattttgccTATCAACAATTTGGTTTaataatcatttggtccaatcatcactttgtctactCTTCaattcgtctatgaccatttcgcttcataaccagttggtctactacccatttaattttcattcatttcacccaATAACACTTAGTCCAGTTAGGCcgaatggtatatggactaaagggctattggaccaactagttattagacaaaatggtaggTGGACGAAATCCCAAGTGGctagtggacaaactgatggttgaccaaatgatagtagacaagttggtaattggacgaattggcttTAGACCAACTGAAAATAAACCATTTGCGACTGATCATATCGCTCAAATCTATTTGTGAGATATTTTGATATACCACTTACGTTCCACTTCCCATGTGATGGTGATCCTGTAAGCCAAGACCAAGGATGAGAATACAGTAGCTTCGTGCAAGATGCCTCTGTGCTACATCCATGCGTTCTGTAATTTCAGCCATCGCAGCTTGCTCTGCAAAACTGGGCTCActaatttatacaaaatgaaacagAATGTTATCATAATTAACAAGTTTGGACCCTCATTGATCATTCATTATTACAATTTGTGTAAAAGCCTTCCCGAAGACATAAAAATTTGTTCCTCTGTTGaagctaagaaaaaaaaatctttttataaCCTAAACTCTCTATGCACCTTGAGCACTCTGCAGAGCGGATTTAACTTCATATgttacattattatcattatcatgtttcAAGCAAACTAAATTAAAATTGAATGGACTTTTATATTGCACAGCTTTTAAAACTTTCTAGTTTGTACCCATAGTATACCATGCTTGTTAACAATGTAATGTAACCAACATGCTTGTGGTTGTAAATGTGGCTATAGACTatctaaaaaaattgtaatgtaatATGCGAATCacaattttaatgttgattTGTTGTAATAGTACTTTCcataaaaaatgttattctgAATTCATCTTGATATACACACACATGTGACAAGCTTACATTGGGTTTACTGGCAGATTTGTACTTACGTTGTCATCTGTTTGGGTTTGTTTTCCAAAACAAGTCTGTCAAAGTAACTTGAAAAGTAGTTCAGTAATCCGAGAAGAAACTCATCAAATTGGTCTAGTCTGGAATGAAGTAAGACACAAATGTAAATAGTCATATTATTCAAAGTCATCTTTAGCAATGAAAATCCAGCTAAATATCCAGGTAATACCCCCAAATTTTTCATAATGCCCCAAAGAGCCATGGCAAACTAATAAAGAGCCGTGGAAATCCCCATGAGGTCCAATGAAAATTGTAACACAATGTCACAAATTTCGGCTGCCGAGCTCAAAAAGATGCCCCagaaagtttattgaccctaagtgacatttgaccttagtcatgtaaCCTTAAACTCTGGCAGGATCTTTAGTGATACACTTTCCGCTATGTctcagtttcatgaactaggtccatatactttctaagttatgacatttcaaaaatttaaccttggttaagattttgatattgattccccaacatggtctcgtttcattgaccctaaatgctctttgaccttggtcatatgacctgaaactcaggcagaatgttcagtaatacttgattgcacttatgtccaagtttcataaactaggtccatcTACATTCTAAGttgtgatgacatttcaaaaactcaaccttggttaagatttcaaagcGGCACCTATACTAGTCTCACTCTATTAtacaggcgagacaaaaattaataccaccatcatcattatcgtcatcatcatcaccatcatcatcatcatcaccatcatcatcatcaccatcatcatcatcaccaacatcaccatcatcatcattatcattatcaccatcatcatcatcaacctcatcatcatcatcatcaccatcatcatcatcaccatcatcatcaccatcatcatcatcaccatcatcatcaccatcatcatcaacatcatcatcactgtcatcatcatcgtcatcatcaccttcatgattatcatcatcaacattcatAGCAGCTTAATTCATTCTTCTTCATAGCTTGCTTCATTTAtgtaatgaatgaaagaaacattaagaaagaaattgtgaTGTTATCTTATCATGCattcaaaaaaaattagaaacacCTAAAGAAATTTGGCATAACTTACTCATATAAGCAAATCTCAAATGATTCTGTGGAAAAGTTGACTTCATTCAGCATGAAAAGCGCAACAgctataaatgaaataaataaaaagataagcTTGAGAAAAGGCAATCGAGCctgatattgaaatataaactTATTCTTGTGTGAACTATAGTTGAAATATGATGCTAACTCTAgcgatatatgaaatataaagccCTGTCTAGTTGCTGTCAATTTCCAAGTAAATGTtgattatgaagaaaaatatgcattgtatttcaaaattacccatgaaagaaACTTAACATCATACTTACTTCTGGATGACTGACCAGTTTTAATTAAGTAAGTGGTATTTCATTCACAAAGTTTCTAAAGGAAACATCTATAgtaattcccccccccaaaaaaaaaaagagatacaaGTATAGACCTCATTTGAGAATTTCAAACCATACAACAGGGGTTGAGGAACCAGGGTGACCGGGGATGGGGGGTTCATTAACAATATGAAAAAGTGTGAGAATGACCATCAATTTGTGATTATATGCTTGctagccacccccccccccccccactttgaaactCATTCCACTGTCCCTGGCATGAGACCAGaactgccaacctgaacaagaacatttttgtatttttaaagctgaaaatcagtattttggcaaggaaatcagtattttcaaagaaataccataggacaacacataaacctgaaacttgagaaatcagtattttgcatgaaaccatcagtattcttctcatttttcagtactaaatactgaaaatccgtactacttggcagctctgtgagACTATTGATATATCTTACACTTGACTCTCTGCAATGTCACAGTTTTGTCCTTTTCCTTGTGTGATTTTGCTGACCTAGCACCAACACCCTGATTCCCTTTTGATCCTCCTTGACCTTTGGCATCAAACCGGTTGGGCGTggctctgaaaaaaaaaaaaaaagggtaagTCAACTCAAAACTCCAAACTCATGATGTCCTTATCCACTGCCAGAAATTAGGCAAACCCACTGCAATTACTAGAGGATAACCAGTAAACAAATGATCAATTTTTCCTACCTCAAATGAAAATGTCTGAAATTACAAATTTAGGTGAAGAAATACCAAAATCATCATGCTAGCGAGTATTTCATTAATTCCAGTACCGCCAATAAAATGAACTGATTGTAGAAAAGTATGATGATCAAACATGTTACAAAGTGGATatgaaattataatacattaccggtatacataattatgtgaacaTTCAATGTTTAATATTACCTATCTTTCTTGTTTCCTGTTTCTccaaatgtatgatttttcttCCTCTGATTCTTCTTATCTTTCTGGTCGAGTGGTTGCGTAGCACTGGAAAACAAAGCATAACGAAAGTATAGATGACTTACCAATTACAACTATTACCGAGATTCAATTGAATAAGGAAAAATGCATGAACTGAAGAAAAATATCCTTTATATTCTATGTATGTATATTCCCTTCTTTCTAATGTGCATAGTTGATAGATATTTATAGTTTTGTTCATATCTGACTTCAACTATTATGTTCTATCATAATGTATGTACATTTTCTCATGTTTATTTTACGGCGCATAACAAGATatattgtgattgttttttaatattcaagaCCCCAAGGGAGAGCAATTTTTATGTTGATTGGGTATCCTgttaaaatattgttaaaaaataaataaataacattccctaagaacatacatgtatatttaggTAAATGGAAAAGAATCTGAATGAAATAACATCATTGCCAAAGTTGTGATGGCTACATAAACCaaaatccaaagacaaaaaaaacaattatgattattattgtcataattGCATATACAGAATTTAGTTGACAGTCCCATAAAAAATGTAAAGCATTAGGATTGATTGTTAGGGTTGATCTGGATGACTAATCATATAACATTGTACAAAGTCATGAAAATAGTTTGTTTTTACTACCTTGGTTGGAATTCAAGCGATTGTGTTTCTTCTTTCCAAAACCATTTCCCAGATGTAGCTATGGACGTCTGCAAATAAAGTATACAAAAAACAATGattattaataaattaatgGTAAGTATTTAGCCTGGAAAAGGTGAAAGGCAAAATTTCAGGTataaaagtcatttttttttttaattcagactAATCATAGGTCTAAGTTATGTTTAACAATGACAAAATGCATTTTGTATGATTAGATCTGTCTGTGGAACAACAAATAAGGAAAAATTAAGGAATTTCTAATCTCGCTAATGCAGTTTATCTTGGGAGGGGTGAAGTCTTGTTATAGCCCTGTACATAGGATTAGCTgctagaatataaaaaaaaacaaaaaaaaacaggcaaGGTATATATGGTATAAATAACGCCTTTTTAGAGCATGCAATTTACTCCCTTAAATTGCTGAGTTTATTCTGTTGATATTGGACCTGTCAATacatttcaacaataaaaaaaggggaCTTGATTAAGTCTTGACTAACATTATGATATTGAACTTGATATAAACAAGGAGTTACACGTAGGCCTGATTTGCAGCTGGGTTCCAGATCTACCAATAAAGTCTCATGCCCACCCACCCGTGACTCATTTAATCACGCCTCCCAGTGCTGCAAGAGGGAAAGAGAACCCAATTTCATGCAAGAGGCATCCATCTCGGTTTGTTTTGAATAGTGCTGGGGAATCCCCTTCTTTCTGGCGACATTATCACGTCACGAGGGAAAACCCCATGCGCGCACTCATTGCGCATGGTCAGCTGCATTGCATGCTAGAGATCTAGGGTAGATATGAATGTGTGCATTGCCAATTCGGTCACAATGTGAGCCTGCAATAGTTTCAGAAGCTAGAGCACAACTGCATCGGGTCTTGTAATTCGGTACTTTCGCTCTGCAAGATCCTTGCATCATATATATCTTGTGTGCAATATACAATGAAGTTTGTCAAGTCAACTTTAAGGTGGATGAAAGTGAAAGTTCAAGAACAGTTCAGGAGCAGAGTCAGACAGAAAAGAAGAAATCGAAAAAAAGCAAGACCTGGAGCAGCCAAATACGAGGTCCAGTTTCAGCCTACTTATTAAGAACAGTTTGACCAGAGAGAAagcaatatgaaaaatatgctaaactcaatcctatacacaaactcactttgattacatatattttccaatatagTATACCTACAACATTATttctcatgaaaatatctcacccaaatcactgAAAGAACTTAGGCAGGATaattttccagtaaatcagggcgctgcgcaaacatttcatcacattCGCTTTTATTTTCCCCAGGGAAAAAACAACACGTCTCGCTAGCTAGCGCTAGtcctcaatacggacagcgccatctatcatgtttgagcctacagtcagtatAACAATGactgacattgcgaagctgcgatacccgccgcgatgatctaattgtaaaacttagtttcatcgagtccttctctttctttccagGTATGGTCGTTGTATACCTCaatcattttagcaggtaaattatatAAGAGTTTTGGCCCTTGAACGATTTCAGTTGCGTAAAAATACCACCTATAATTTGCACTAACACTGCAGTGAATACTGTCTATACGCCTACTACAATACAATGTGCTGTTGGGGaggcagctgcgtgtatttgatactgggtctcccagatccggattggtgctggtcccaaagTGTTCGGATAAGAGAGGTCAGACTGTAGTTGGGAGAAGTTTCCATTAAAGCCATGTAATTAATTATAACAGATTTATGGTTTTACCCTAAGTACCTATTCCTCTGGGGcaattatcaaaatataacaCAGGTAGCATAATGTTTATGTCCTCATAAAAAAAGGATCATTTGACGTAAggcttttgacaaaaaaaacacattttaaccattttatgtattggagtaaatGTAAGAGCAACCATTTCATCACAAATGACaacaatttgaagtctccataggTAAATAGCTTACCAATTTTACAACTttcaaaaattcataatttgtGTATTGTTTGTTTGATATTGTTAAAAAATTTCACTAGagtctataggcctatatcttcttgtctgatttttcttttcctctctaacattttattttagttGGAATAAtggaatcataaaaaaatatcatgaaaggCGTTTCCAGAATAAAATAGGAAGTTACACTTTCTTTATTAGATTTCTTTTGATCAGACAAActgcaaatatgaaataactaTATAGTTATATAGAAATAACTGCAGTTTTAAAGATTAACATTGCATTATTTCTTATGGAtgattttcccctttaatttttgggacaaactggtgattttccAAAGAGGTTATACCTTTTTACTATTAGAAATCTTATAAAAAGCACAAACCTAAGAAAGGTAACTTCCAGGTACTTCTATTTATGATATAGTTCTAGTTCTACTCATCTAGAAGAATGGAAGAATTGtaagtgataaaaaaaagtacCCCACTTGTAATacagtaataaaataatatcagatAAAAAGATGTAAAGTGGTGAAAGGCACAAtagtaaataattttctagacCTATATAGTTTTATGATTAAGGTTTCCATTACCAGGGTTGGGCTCAATTACTttcttcaattacaattacgtAATTGAAGAAATGTTCAATAAAAACTACTTATCAATtacagggcgcgacaaacccgcttgcccggggcaagtgaaaatgacgtgcgggcaagcacttctcaaagtcaattgcccgatcgggcaagtggttgttgcaTCCTTTTTTCTGTACCTTACCTCgcttttccataaatcatcaaaaatccacactcaaaatcatgaataagccttcaagtagcgcagtttcaaattccgaaattgcgttattttttctgtaccacgtatttccatacatggtaccaggtatgaaaaaaatcaacgcaatggccgggaaacagttgaatgtagtataggggtccattatgactaccaccatgtgcaatttctaatgcacattttcccccttccgatatcacaattctgtgataaaataattagaattacacaggaaataaatcacagagtctagtaaccgcgcattggtgagttgtcattcggctttgcttttcaaaacggcctattaacatccaaaataacttgccgtatttgttaattataacttaaaattcatttgtttccctttttgaggggatgaggtaaatatcagacaataaatcatcaaacaaagctccatctattttacaaggccggcgggaggctcacacacgtgcgcatactagctagccagtctgagctctgtctctctgccagagctctgggggacaattcgctcagtaaaggcctcaatgatggtgattttctgtttcagacagagtttacatttcgggtatattattcaaaacttccaataaagtttgatgatttcttcattgtcatgtatatttaagttattaatgaatacattctcaccaaatttagactccccaatagagaaatgcaattttcgtagaagtctgcgttttcaaagaacttcaggaaaagttagggtatgtgggcctttattacatggctgagtacaggttattgtactggaataggcgaagtagaaattagatattgaattaatttatatcaaagttcaactcacagtcacacaaacacccacacacacacacacacacccaagattctaagcatagtgaaaaaaattacttaaaaatcatacaatattaaacaatgttagtaataattcattaataagtgaacaggtattcctcaaaataaaaaaaagtagcatgtgaaaacatgtagataaaattattgaccgagtggaatatcataaaatgatgaagaagacTTGATGATTtccaactaattttttttttaatcaaggaaatatggaaaataaattaccatttcatggatttaaagatgcaaaatgtgaaattttagccactccacttttgatgataaaataatt containing:
- the LOC121418506 gene encoding protein phosphatase 1 regulatory subunit 36-like isoform X1 is translated as MAKTISVSEDTSIATSGKWFWKEETQSLEFQPSATQPLDQKDKKNQRKKNHTFGETGNKKDRATPNRFDAKGQGGSKGNQGVGARSAKSHKEKDKTVTLQRVKSVALFMLNEVNFSTESFEICLYELDQFDEFLLGLLNYFSSYFDRLVLENKPKQMTTEPSFAEQAAMAEITERMDVAQRHLARSYCILILGLGLQDHHHMGSGTQRQSTTKKDREIYETLYKFCVYLVWLVFRRKDHDLINKELGRILRSDVFNPALRVKNSPEEDNENEEEFLRDISFVPAITPAERRRQNRDRPSITNIIKTRSPVLKSLLPTPKEANEYLFGKMTLDASGKSQTPDSNKALAGRGRPTFFKKNIGIIGEPLNQFNPQTLAPVGSEQDEETEEDQTKREGFAGTPTKPAPMQGGVSRQMTSLSQATDVFSDDED
- the LOC121418506 gene encoding protein phosphatase 1 regulatory subunit 36-like isoform X2, whose amino-acid sequence is MAKTISVSEDTSIATSGKWFWKEETQSLEFQPSATQPLDQKDKKNQRKKNHTFGETGNKKDRATPNRFDAKGQGGSKGNQGVGARSAKSHKEKDKTVTLQRVKSVALFMLNEVNFSTESFEICLYELDQFDEFLLGLLNYFSSYFDRLVLENKPKQMTTEPSFAEQAAMAEITERMDVAQRHLARSYCILILGLGLQDHHHMGSGTQRQSTTKKDREIYETLYKFCVYLVWLVFRRKDHDLINKELGRILRSDVFNPALRVKNSPEEDNENEEEFLRDISFVPAITPAERRRQNRDRPSITNIIKTRSPVLKSLLPTPKEANEYLFGKMTLDASGKSQTPDSNKALAGRGRPTFFKKNIGIIGEPLNQFNPQTLAPVGSEQDEETEEDQTKRD